From a region of the Helianthus annuus cultivar XRQ/B chromosome 5, HanXRQr2.0-SUNRISE, whole genome shotgun sequence genome:
- the LOC110943628 gene encoding protein FAR1-RELATED SEQUENCE 5-like encodes MDPQSSNARITDDVEFEDAEFHAVHDDAEHLRNPTSDNQVLLDDQTNERLYIPKVASSCVPVIGIEFTSLEQAYVFYQTYAKKSGFSARKGGEHHVGGIIKTKYFVCSKEGHKPLAFDDPYLKLSKPYKRRNRPTIQTGCKAQIKLCSTDGVLYKVDKFVQEHNHSFVCPKDMHLLPTYRHLSETQEEMIWDLGILNFGPVKAFNIMRQRYGGFENVGATKDDCKNFRARIHSYIGEYDADMVINRLTDKKQFMVDYSFVHSVDENKRLTGLFWADGLCKRNYAEFGDVISFNATFKTNKYRMVFVPFTGIDNHFRNVMLGAGLLASESIESYKWLLQSFLDSFGKQPKVVVTYQDPAMKQAIEAVFDKSRHRLCMWHIMKKVADKVGHELCNNEDFKRCMCDIVWTDSIALETFEREWKLIMIEFGLTENKWIDDMFGMRSSWIPAFYHHEHMSGLMWTTFRSESENHFFCQVANSQLTLVEFFNHFDGAMDVQRFNHRKNDHISRNTTSDNWSETTLEDDAMKIYTRSIFADQQAELYGTLSECLPMETKIEELFLKISMKDWKAHGDGLLEVCFKKGGGCNCIMQLSQAKEVAYEIMQTEEYLIGNLMRDFDHLVIVRDRMREMKEMVDELRITKPIDPKFDRYPRLIGYEKPNTDAPPTGQASAADKKGKKRRVIQFETDPGLVDEEDEEAETGEGEEYEEVDEADDSDSEWEELNDDE; translated from the exons CCCTAGAGCAAGCATATGTGTTTTATCAGACATATGCCAAGAAGTCAGGGTTCTCTGCTCGAAAAGGAGGTGAACACCATGTTGGTGGTATTATCAAGACTAAATACTTTGTGTGTTCAAAGGAAGGGCATAAACCTCTGGCTTTTGATGATCCTTATTTGAAGTTGTCTAAGCCATATAAAAGGAGGAACAGACCGACTATTCAAACCGGGTGTAAAGCTCAAATTAAGCTTTGTTCGACGGATGGGGTGTTGTATAAGGTAGATAAGTTTGTTCAAGAGCATAATCATTCATTCGTATGCCCCAAAGACATGCATTTATTACCGACTTATAGGCATCTGTCCGAAACACAAGAAGAGATGATATGGGATCTTGGTATATTGAATTTTGGGCCAGTGAAAGCGTTCAATATAATGAGACAAAGATACGGTGGTTTTGAAAATGTTGGCGCAACTAAAGACGACTGTAAGAATTTTAGAGCTAGGATACATAGCTATATAGgagagtatgatgcagatatggttATAAATAGGTTGACCGATAAAAAGCAGTTTATGGTTGATTATTCATTTGTACATTCTGTCGATGAAAACAAGCGATTAACTGGCTTGTTCTGGGCTGATGGTTTGTGCAAACGAAACTATGCTGAGTTTGGAGACGTCATATCGTTTAATGCTACATTCAAAACCAACAA GTATAGAATGGTTTTTGTACCCTTTACTGGTATTGATAACCACTTTCGGAATGTGATGCTTGGAGCCGGGTTGCTAGCTTCCGAAAGTATTGAATCATACAAATGGCTGTTACAATCATTTTTGGACTCATTTGGTAAGCAGCCGAAGGTTGTCGTCACTTATCAGGACCCGGCGATGAAACAAGCTATCGAGGCAGTGTTCGATAAGAGTAGGCACAGATTAtgtatgtggcacataatgaagaAAGTTGCCGATAAG GTGGGACATGAGTTATGTAACAACGAAGACTTCAAAAGATGTATGTGTGACATTGTATGGACTGATTCGATTGCGCTAGAAACGTTTGAGAGAGAATGGAAACTGATAATGATTGAATTCGGTCTAACCGAGAATAAATGGATTGACGATATGTTTGGCATGAGATCTTCTTGGATTCCAGCTTTCTATCATCATGAGCATATGTCTGGGCTCATGTGGACCACCTTCAGATCAGAGAGCGAAAACCATTTTTTCTGTCAGGTGGCGAATTCTCAACTTACCCTTGTTGAGTTTTTTAACCATTTTGATGGGGCAATGGACGTGCAAAGATTCAACCATCGGAAAAATGACCATATTTCTAGAAATACAACCTCAGATAACTGGTCTGAAACTACCTTAGAGGATGATGCTATGAAAATTTACACCAGGTCCATCTTTGCTGATCAACAGGCAGAGTTATATGGAACACTGTCTGAGTGTCTTCCTATGGAGACTAAAATCGAGGAACTGTTCTTGAAGATAAGTATGAAGGATTGGAAAGCCCACGGTGACGGTTTATTAGAG gTTTGTTTCAAGAAGGGGGGGGGGTGTAATTGCATCATGCAGTTGTCGCAG GCCAAAGAGGTTGCGTATGAGATAATGCAGACCGAAGAGTATCTTATTGGTAACTTGATGAGAGATTTTGATCATCTTGTTATAGTCAGGGATCGGATGAGGGAGATGAAAGAAATGGTTGATGAACTTCGCATAACCAAACCCATAGACCCTAAGTTTGATAGATATCCAAGGTTAATCGGTTACGAGAAACCAAACACTGATGCTCCACCTACA GGTCAAGCTAGTGCTGCCGATAAGAAGGGGAAGAAAAGAAGAGTAATTCAGTTTGAGACTGATCCTGGCTTAGTAGACGAAGAGGACGAGGAGGCAGAAACTGGTGAGGGAGAGGAGTATGAGGAGGTTGACGAAGCAGATGACAGTGATTCTGAATGGGAAGAGCTAAACGACGACGAGTAA